One part of the Marinobacter sp. M3C genome encodes these proteins:
- a CDS encoding LuxR C-terminal-related transcriptional regulator, with protein sequence MPLLEFAGQRRAFVRQAPVSTGQCVKQVEQGKAANDEFQTANSALQRGERVRELLQQRVKLPFDEKHLQGLLVRPELNQALMANVVPAGLLNIHGPCGYGKSAAATQALLASDFSPAHIRWLTLNAQDNAPERFLMLLAVALNQPEPAHSGAFADGLQWLLAAIERPDSAKLLPQVLVLDNLDAISNPAALALLQQLVDNLPAQLRMLGISRGPLAISTHSLELQNRFTSLGPDRLEFSRSEVFEFFASELQQQQLTTVSVDNLYSLTEGWPTPLGLYRGELRSGRERKALQDTASVQRFLADAVLGHYTNAQLLALRALAELDVFSDELFTALADTTTELASAPLQTAPSQITPTAITLAQIVPSQAVERGLPAKLMAGRGRWYRLNSLLLDWLQTPALNGSAQRMLRVSEWFAQRRQYSEGLKYALLSADVAQIRRMAAEGSEALLLGQDTASLLRLRRSLPATVLAANPRLRLVFGWVHAIGGQCRQATELVEQLGEVETHDIPLGRIQALQAFIARGQGQVEPALVLAEAALEDSELSVQGQLVTQLVRSSALCALGRFADARQASREAARLARQAGDTGSEALAVYAHARIELSKGELRHTEHLLRSSLDTAMQELARPARVGEIRLQLNLALVLWHQGRYPDVDRVLAVCTRQAEQTRDLGLLMAMCLRVFICRSQSHFDEAFAWIARAERTMQSWQVDGDLYVPVLEALKASCWLAQRQTDRAAQALAKILPYRQAGYSPELFPTMPGLMDCLQVRIAMARGEYGAARTQLNGLRAGYRDAIPMGVDMHMNLLDAVLLALEKSPAQAVKRLVSIVELAAKEHFISPFNELKQELEPLLRQTFEQLPTGVFTDALAKLFGIKAATRVIVPLAEPISEREKGVLECIARGLSNQEVADKLHISLHTVKTHARRINAKLGVKSRTQAIVRARELGVLET encoded by the coding sequence ATGCCACTTTTGGAATTTGCCGGTCAGCGCAGGGCTTTTGTTCGCCAAGCGCCGGTATCGACGGGGCAGTGCGTGAAACAAGTTGAACAGGGTAAGGCAGCAAACGACGAATTCCAGACCGCTAACAGCGCGCTTCAGCGTGGCGAGCGGGTACGTGAGCTCCTGCAGCAGCGGGTAAAACTGCCATTTGATGAAAAACATCTGCAAGGTTTGCTGGTTCGGCCGGAGTTAAATCAGGCGCTGATGGCCAACGTGGTGCCCGCCGGATTGCTGAACATTCACGGCCCTTGCGGCTATGGCAAATCGGCCGCCGCTACGCAGGCGTTGTTGGCGTCTGATTTCTCCCCCGCTCATATTCGCTGGTTAACCCTGAACGCTCAAGATAACGCCCCCGAGCGTTTTTTAATGCTTCTAGCGGTAGCGCTGAATCAGCCTGAACCTGCACACAGTGGAGCATTTGCCGACGGCTTACAGTGGTTGCTGGCGGCCATAGAGCGGCCCGACTCGGCCAAGCTTCTGCCTCAAGTGCTGGTGCTAGATAATCTGGATGCAATCAGCAACCCGGCGGCCTTGGCATTGTTACAACAACTGGTGGATAACCTGCCGGCACAATTGCGCATGCTGGGCATATCCCGCGGCCCGTTAGCCATCAGCACCCATTCCCTGGAGCTGCAAAACCGTTTTACCAGCCTCGGCCCGGATAGACTCGAATTCAGTCGCAGCGAAGTGTTTGAGTTTTTTGCCAGCGAACTGCAGCAACAACAGTTGACCACCGTTTCGGTAGACAATCTTTACAGTCTCACCGAAGGCTGGCCAACACCCTTGGGTCTTTATCGCGGTGAGCTGCGCAGTGGCCGCGAGCGCAAAGCCCTGCAAGACACCGCAAGTGTTCAGAGGTTTCTGGCGGATGCCGTTTTGGGCCACTACACAAACGCGCAGTTGTTGGCGTTACGGGCGCTGGCCGAGCTTGACGTGTTTTCTGACGAGTTATTCACTGCGCTGGCGGATACCACGACTGAGTTAGCCTCAGCACCGTTACAAACAGCGCCCTCGCAGATAACGCCTACAGCGATAACACTTGCACAAATAGTACCCTCACAGGCGGTTGAGCGCGGTTTGCCCGCAAAGCTGATGGCCGGCCGTGGCCGCTGGTATCGGCTGAATTCACTGCTGCTGGATTGGTTGCAAACTCCGGCGTTGAACGGCAGCGCTCAGCGAATGTTGCGGGTAAGTGAGTGGTTCGCCCAGCGTCGGCAGTACTCCGAAGGTTTGAAATACGCTCTGTTGTCCGCAGACGTGGCGCAGATTCGGCGCATGGCAGCGGAAGGCTCCGAAGCTCTGCTGCTGGGGCAAGATACTGCATCGCTATTACGCCTGCGGCGTAGCTTGCCGGCAACGGTGCTGGCCGCCAATCCGCGGCTGCGGTTGGTTTTTGGCTGGGTACACGCCATTGGCGGGCAATGTCGCCAGGCAACCGAGCTGGTTGAACAACTGGGCGAGGTGGAAACACATGATATTCCGCTTGGGCGAATTCAGGCCTTACAGGCGTTTATCGCTCGCGGCCAAGGCCAGGTAGAACCGGCCCTTGTGCTGGCCGAAGCCGCCCTGGAAGATTCGGAGTTATCCGTTCAGGGCCAGCTGGTTACTCAACTGGTGCGATCCAGCGCCTTGTGTGCCCTCGGCCGTTTCGCTGATGCCCGGCAGGCCAGCCGCGAAGCCGCGCGCCTGGCGCGACAGGCTGGCGACACCGGCTCCGAAGCCCTGGCGGTTTACGCCCATGCCCGCATTGAACTGAGCAAAGGCGAACTTCGCCATACCGAACATCTGCTGCGCAGCAGTCTGGACACGGCCATGCAAGAGTTGGCGCGGCCGGCGCGGGTAGGAGAAATCCGGCTACAGCTGAATCTCGCGCTGGTGCTATGGCACCAGGGTAGATATCCGGATGTAGATCGTGTTTTGGCCGTGTGCACCCGCCAGGCCGAACAAACCCGGGATCTGGGCCTGTTAATGGCCATGTGTTTACGGGTATTCATTTGTCGCAGCCAGAGCCATTTTGACGAAGCCTTTGCCTGGATTGCCCGCGCCGAACGCACCATGCAGTCATGGCAGGTCGACGGTGACCTTTACGTGCCGGTACTGGAAGCACTGAAAGCATCGTGCTGGCTGGCACAGCGCCAGACAGACAGAGCGGCCCAGGCGCTGGCCAAAATATTGCCTTATCGCCAAGCGGGCTATTCACCGGAACTCTTCCCCACCATGCCGGGGCTGATGGATTGCCTGCAAGTGCGCATTGCCATGGCCCGCGGGGAATATGGCGCGGCCAGAACCCAGCTGAATGGCCTGCGTGCCGGCTATCGCGATGCTATTCCCATGGGCGTAGACATGCACATGAACCTGCTAGACGCCGTGCTGCTTGCCCTGGAAAAAAGCCCGGCTCAAGCCGTCAAACGCCTGGTCAGTATTGTTGAGTTGGCGGCCAAAGAGCATTTCATTAGCCCGTTTAACGAGCTCAAACAAGAACTTGAGCCGCTTCTGCGGCAAACGTTTGAGCAGCTTCCAACCGGTGTTTTTACTGATGCCCTGGCAAAGCTGTTCGGCATCAAGGCTGCGACGAGGGTGATTGTGCCCCTGGCCGAGCCCATCAGCGAACGGGAAAAAGGCGTGCTGGAGTGCATTGCCCGCGGCCTGTCGAATCAGGAAGTCGCAGACAAACTGCACATTTCACTGCACACCGTTAAAACCCACGCCCGCCGAATAAACGCCAAGCTGGGTGTGAAATCCCGAACCCAAGCCATTGTCCGGGCCCGCGAATTGGGCGTACTCGAGACCTGA
- a CDS encoding DUF1329 domain-containing protein, which produces MKLNKKLLTTGILAASLFSMNAFAAVSGSEAAKLGDTLTLMGAEQAGNGGAIPAFEGGLTTPPAGYKNDGIYVNPFPSDVPEFTIDRSNVDQYRDNLSPGQVAMIEKYDDFVIPVYQTRRTMAYPQAVQEQTRANATTVALKEGGSGLENYQAGTPFPMPQSGVEAYWNHITRYRGGSVLRNIGQVTPTESGDFSVVRFQEELTYRTFLEDANQNPDPNVLFYFKQAIVGPARLAGNVLLVHETIDQIAEPRRAWIYNAGQRRVRRAPQVAYDGPGTAADGMRTSDNLDMMNGAPDRYNWELVGKKEMYIPYNSYKLLDRDLKYTDIVRPGHINQDLARYELHRVWHVRATLKEGERHIYAKRDIYIDEDSWQAAVIDQYDGRGELWRVSEAHALQFYDRDVPWYAIETISDVLSGRYLVLGLTNEEANPYEFGIQRQSRDYTPAALRRSGVR; this is translated from the coding sequence ATGAAATTGAACAAGAAACTACTGACCACCGGGATTCTTGCGGCATCGCTGTTCAGCATGAATGCTTTTGCCGCGGTGTCAGGCAGCGAGGCAGCCAAGCTGGGCGATACGCTGACCCTGATGGGCGCAGAGCAAGCTGGCAACGGCGGCGCTATTCCAGCTTTTGAGGGTGGCTTGACCACCCCACCGGCCGGCTACAAGAACGATGGCATCTACGTGAATCCGTTCCCGTCAGATGTGCCAGAATTCACCATCGACCGAAGCAACGTAGACCAGTACCGCGATAATTTGTCACCGGGCCAGGTGGCGATGATCGAAAAGTACGACGACTTCGTGATACCGGTGTACCAAACCCGCCGCACCATGGCGTACCCGCAAGCCGTGCAGGAGCAAACCCGCGCCAATGCCACCACGGTGGCATTGAAGGAAGGTGGTTCCGGGCTGGAAAATTACCAGGCCGGCACCCCCTTCCCAATGCCACAAAGTGGCGTGGAAGCATACTGGAACCACATCACCCGTTATCGCGGCGGCTCGGTGCTGCGTAACATTGGCCAGGTAACACCCACAGAAAGCGGCGATTTCAGCGTGGTGCGGTTTCAGGAAGAGCTGACCTACCGCACCTTCCTGGAAGACGCTAACCAAAACCCCGATCCCAACGTGCTGTTTTACTTCAAACAGGCCATTGTAGGGCCGGCTCGGCTGGCGGGTAATGTGCTGCTGGTGCACGAAACCATTGACCAGATTGCCGAACCCCGTCGCGCGTGGATTTACAACGCTGGCCAGCGTCGTGTTCGCCGTGCGCCTCAGGTAGCGTATGACGGCCCGGGCACCGCGGCCGACGGCATGCGTACCTCAGATAACCTGGACATGATGAACGGCGCCCCAGACCGCTACAACTGGGAGCTGGTGGGCAAGAAAGAAATGTACATTCCGTACAATTCCTACAAGCTGCTCGATCGTGACCTCAAGTACACCGATATCGTGCGGCCTGGCCATATCAACCAGGACCTGGCCCGTTATGAACTGCACCGGGTATGGCATGTGCGCGCTACTTTGAAGGAAGGCGAACGCCACATCTATGCCAAGCGCGACATCTACATTGACGAAGATTCCTGGCAGGCAGCGGTGATTGACCAGTACGACGGCCGCGGTGAGTTGTGGCGGGTGTCAGAAGCCCACGCTCTGCAGTTCTACGATCGCGATGTGCCCTGGTATGCCATTGAAACCATCTCTGATGTGCTTTCTGGCCGCTATCTGGTGTTGGGCCTGACGAACGAAGAAGCCAACCCGTACGAGTTTGGTATTCAACGGCAGTCCCGTGACTACACTCCGGCCGCGCTACGCAGGTCTGGTGTGCGCTAG
- a CDS encoding DUF1302 domain-containing protein produces the protein MIKNQHAPRIWKRLPLAIAIAAGFSSYASAYSFDSEKLGGVEAQFNTTLTAGATWRTESRDKGLVGQGNGGTASSTNYDNGNLNFDKGDTVSKLVKGNSELFLSYDIGSSVLTRVGALVRGRYWYDFELKDENRQHVPLSSDGRDNASGGEILDAYVFTDWYLGNVPVSARYGNQVVSWGESTFIPGGINTINPIDVNAFRAPGAELKDALLPVEMFYISAGITENVTIEGFVQTDWEKTRIDDCGTFFSTVDFVADGCGPINPVGSLSDAQSAQFARAGVVIPRLADREPDTKDQFGVALRWYVPALNDSEIGLYYIKYNSRLPYISGVVNSSPGGSGSSPSSPNFPDFPDYFIEYPENIDLFGISINTTIPGGWSLGAEYSFRKDLPLQWNAFELITAGLQTGTSLLEQRRREELGLVGGSIDGLVASGNDRYDVSQAQFTLIKFFDQVMGASRLSLIGEAGANWVHDLPGFDEGRFGRSGTYGIGPTLVDTPFGQLDLCGSDAVLIGRTPLNSNTAYCENEGFTTDFSWGYRTRLVWDYLNAFSGVNLYPRLAWSHDVKGYAPQPGGAFNEGNKSVGFGLEAVYQNKISADVSYTNYFGGKPYNEFRDRDFISASVSYSF, from the coding sequence ATGATAAAAAACCAACACGCGCCGCGTATCTGGAAACGACTGCCGCTGGCGATTGCCATCGCGGCCGGCTTTTCCAGTTATGCCTCAGCTTATTCTTTTGATTCCGAGAAACTGGGCGGTGTAGAAGCTCAGTTCAATACCACACTCACAGCCGGCGCTACTTGGCGTACCGAGAGCCGTGACAAGGGTTTGGTAGGGCAGGGCAACGGCGGAACAGCTTCTTCGACCAACTACGACAACGGCAACCTGAACTTCGACAAGGGCGATACGGTTTCCAAACTTGTCAAAGGCAACAGCGAACTTTTCCTCAGTTACGATATAGGCAGCAGTGTGCTCACCCGCGTAGGTGCGCTGGTACGTGGCCGCTACTGGTACGATTTTGAACTGAAAGACGAAAACCGTCAGCATGTGCCACTAAGCTCGGATGGCAGAGACAACGCCTCCGGCGGTGAAATTCTAGACGCGTACGTGTTTACGGACTGGTATCTGGGCAACGTGCCGGTCAGCGCGCGCTACGGCAATCAGGTGGTCAGTTGGGGTGAGAGCACCTTTATTCCAGGTGGTATCAACACCATCAACCCTATTGATGTAAACGCTTTCCGTGCGCCAGGTGCCGAATTGAAAGATGCTCTGCTACCGGTAGAAATGTTCTACATTTCTGCGGGTATCACCGAAAACGTCACTATTGAAGGTTTTGTTCAGACCGACTGGGAGAAAACTCGTATTGATGACTGTGGCACCTTCTTCTCCACGGTGGATTTTGTGGCGGATGGTTGTGGGCCAATCAATCCGGTTGGCAGTCTCAGCGATGCCCAGAGTGCACAATTCGCCAGGGCCGGAGTTGTCATTCCCCGATTGGCGGATCGCGAACCGGATACTAAAGATCAGTTTGGCGTGGCATTGCGCTGGTATGTGCCAGCCCTGAACGATTCTGAAATTGGCCTTTATTACATCAAGTACAACAGCCGATTGCCGTATATTAGCGGTGTTGTTAACAGCAGTCCTGGCGGAAGTGGTAGCAGTCCGTCGTCACCAAACTTCCCTGATTTTCCTGATTACTTTATTGAGTATCCGGAAAATATTGACCTGTTTGGCATTAGTATCAACACGACCATACCGGGTGGCTGGTCGTTAGGCGCCGAGTACAGCTTCCGCAAAGACCTGCCTCTACAGTGGAATGCCTTTGAGCTAATCACTGCTGGTCTGCAAACTGGAACCAGCCTGCTGGAGCAGCGTCGCCGCGAGGAACTGGGGTTGGTTGGTGGCTCGATCGACGGGCTTGTCGCTTCTGGTAACGACCGTTACGACGTGTCCCAGGCCCAATTTACTTTGATTAAATTCTTTGACCAGGTCATGGGCGCCAGCCGCTTGTCGCTGATTGGCGAAGCCGGTGCCAACTGGGTCCACGACCTGCCAGGGTTTGACGAAGGCCGCTTCGGGCGCTCAGGCACTTACGGTATCGGTCCCACCTTAGTGGATACACCCTTTGGCCAGCTAGACCTGTGCGGTTCGGATGCAGTCCTTATAGGGCGTACGCCGTTGAACTCCAACACTGCCTACTGCGAAAACGAAGGCTTCACGACTGACTTCTCTTGGGGCTACCGCACCCGCCTGGTATGGGACTACCTGAACGCATTCTCTGGCGTGAATCTATACCCGCGCTTGGCCTGGAGCCACGATGTGAAAGGCTACGCCCCGCAACCTGGTGGCGCGTTTAACGAAGGTAACAAGTCTGTTGGCTTTGGCTTAGAGGCGGTGTATCAGAACAAGATCAGTGCTGATGTCAGCTACACCAACTACTTCGGCGGCAAACCTTATAACGAATTCAGAGACCGCGACTTCATCAGCGCGAGCGTTTCCTACTCGTTCTAA
- a CDS encoding succinylglutamate desuccinylase/aspartoacylase family protein, with protein MARAPFEIAGIQVQPGTRKTIEVQVAKLYTHTPLHIPVEIVHGRRDGPVLMVCGAIHGDEINGVEIVRRVLTNTALRTLRGTLVAVPIVNIFGFVQRTRYLPDRRDLNRCFPGSESGSLGGRIAYLLRTQIMEHVTHIIDLHTGAIHRFNLPQIRAELKTPETARMAEAFAAPVIIDAGLREGSLRAYADSQNIPVITYEGGEALRFDEVVIASGVKGVMRVMRELEMTPAKKSVKPPRKRSEIAASSQWVRADTDGIMRPVAKLGQKIIKGQKLAMVADPFGASETAIISPCSGIVICVNNLPLVNEGEAIYHIARFDELGEAEKAMDYFRDSMESEVSEAVLPVHPWDELQKQ; from the coding sequence ATGGCACGAGCTCCCTTTGAAATCGCCGGCATTCAGGTTCAACCGGGCACCCGTAAAACCATAGAAGTTCAGGTGGCCAAACTGTACACCCACACTCCGCTGCACATTCCGGTGGAAATCGTCCACGGCCGCCGTGACGGCCCGGTGCTGATGGTGTGTGGCGCCATTCACGGCGATGAAATCAACGGCGTGGAAATTGTGCGCCGGGTACTCACCAACACTGCGCTGCGCACATTGCGCGGTACCTTAGTAGCCGTGCCCATTGTTAACATCTTCGGCTTTGTGCAGCGCACCCGCTACCTGCCAGATCGCCGTGACTTAAACCGCTGTTTTCCCGGCAGCGAAAGCGGGTCTCTGGGCGGGCGTATTGCGTATCTGCTACGCACCCAGATTATGGAACATGTTACCCACATTATTGACCTGCACACCGGCGCCATACATCGCTTTAACCTGCCACAAATTCGCGCCGAACTGAAAACCCCTGAAACCGCCCGCATGGCGGAAGCTTTCGCTGCGCCAGTGATTATAGACGCCGGCCTGCGCGAGGGCAGCCTGCGCGCCTACGCCGATTCACAAAATATTCCAGTGATTACCTATGAGGGCGGCGAAGCCCTGCGCTTTGACGAAGTGGTCATCGCCAGCGGTGTTAAAGGCGTGATGCGGGTAATGCGGGAACTGGAAATGACGCCCGCTAAAAAGAGCGTAAAACCGCCGCGCAAACGCTCCGAAATTGCGGCCAGCTCCCAGTGGGTAAGAGCCGATACAGACGGCATAATGCGCCCGGTGGCCAAGCTTGGACAAAAGATTATTAAAGGTCAGAAACTGGCTATGGTTGCTGATCCTTTTGGAGCCTCGGAAACCGCCATCATTTCCCCCTGTTCCGGAATTGTGATTTGTGTGAATAACCTGCCGCTGGTGAACGAAGGCGAGGCGATTTATCACATTGCCCGTTTTGACGAGCTTGGCGAAGCCGAAAAAGCCATGGACTATTTCCGCGACAGCATGGAATCGGAAGTCAGCGAAGCGGTATTGCCGGTTCACCCCTGGGATGAACTGCAAAAACAGTAA
- the rimK gene encoding 30S ribosomal protein S6--L-glutamate ligase codes for MKIAVLSRNRKLYSTRRLVEEGVNRGHEVRVIDCLHCSMNITSANPAIHYHQQVLEDFDVVIPRIGASVTFYGTAVLRQFEMMGTFPVNESVAITRSRDKLRSLQLLARKGVGMPVTGFANKPDSVPDLLKMVGGAPVVIKLLQGTQGIGVVLAETRTAAESVIEAFMGLKADILVQEFIKEAGGADIRCFVIGDKVIAAMKRQGADGEFRSNLHRGGTASLIRITPEERRTAITAAKAMGLNVAGVDLLRSSRGPLVMEVNSSPGLEGIENATGKNVAGLIMSWIEKNQAPSRTKTRGRG; via the coding sequence ATGAAAATTGCCGTGCTATCCCGTAACCGCAAATTGTATTCCACCCGCCGGCTGGTGGAGGAAGGAGTCAACCGCGGCCACGAGGTGCGGGTAATTGACTGCCTGCACTGCTCCATGAACATCACCTCGGCAAATCCTGCGATTCATTATCACCAACAAGTGCTGGAAGATTTTGATGTGGTTATTCCGCGTATTGGTGCGTCAGTCACCTTTTACGGCACCGCGGTATTGCGTCAGTTTGAAATGATGGGCACCTTTCCAGTCAACGAATCGGTTGCCATTACCCGCTCCCGCGACAAACTGCGCTCGCTGCAGCTGTTAGCCCGCAAAGGCGTTGGCATGCCAGTTACCGGTTTCGCCAACAAGCCCGATAGCGTTCCTGATCTGCTAAAAATGGTGGGCGGCGCCCCGGTGGTTATCAAATTGCTGCAAGGTACCCAAGGCATTGGCGTGGTGCTGGCGGAAACACGCACCGCTGCGGAAAGCGTTATTGAAGCGTTTATGGGCCTGAAAGCCGACATACTGGTGCAGGAATTCATCAAGGAAGCCGGCGGCGCCGACATTCGCTGTTTTGTAATAGGCGACAAAGTCATCGCCGCCATGAAGCGCCAGGGTGCTGACGGCGAATTCCGTTCCAATTTACACCGCGGCGGTACCGCCTCGCTGATTCGGATTACGCCGGAAGAGCGCCGCACCGCCATTACCGCGGCCAAGGCCATGGGCCTGAACGTGGCCGGTGTAGATCTTCTGCGTTCGTCCCGCGGGCCGCTGGTGATGGAAGTAAACTCCTCGCCAGGGCTTGAGGGCATTGAAAATGCCACAGGCAAAAACGTCGCCGGTTTGATCATGAGTTGGATTGAAAAAAATCAGGCCCCCAGCCGCACAAAAACCCGAGGCAGAGGATAA
- a CDS encoding ATP-dependent zinc protease, with translation MSTKTAEDITTNKGSTTSEGLTPAKGSKTAEQSTAVRLGWREWVALPDLGISLIKAKVDTGARTSCLHTFRTEPYTENGERRVKFWVHPTQNDLQEVIECDARVLDERNVSDSGGHKELRLVVEATLVVGDQSWPIEMTLTNRDSMRFRMLIGRTAMAGRATVFPEASYLAGQPALRNES, from the coding sequence ATGTCCACAAAGACAGCTGAAGACATAACAACAAATAAAGGCTCCACAACATCTGAAGGCTTAACACCAGCTAAAGGCTCCAAAACAGCCGAACAATCTACAGCAGTGCGCCTGGGTTGGCGCGAGTGGGTGGCTCTCCCCGATTTGGGCATTAGCCTGATTAAAGCCAAGGTAGACACCGGTGCGCGTACATCGTGCCTGCATACTTTCCGCACCGAGCCCTACACTGAAAACGGCGAGCGCCGGGTGAAGTTCTGGGTGCACCCAACACAGAATGACCTGCAAGAGGTGATTGAGTGCGACGCGCGGGTGCTGGATGAACGCAACGTGTCCGACTCCGGCGGCCACAAAGAATTGCGGCTGGTGGTTGAAGCCACCCTAGTGGTGGGCGACCAAAGCTGGCCCATAGAAATGACACTGACCAATCGGGACTCCATGCGTTTTCGTATGTTGATTGGCCGTACCGCCATGGCGGGCCGGGCCACCGTTTTCCCGGAAGCATCTTATCTGGCCGGGCAACCGGCATTGAGGAACGAATCATGA
- a CDS encoding mechanosensitive ion channel family protein translates to MLEQLKHMAASVIDGIAWGQWFSSLFLFGLGLLLATFAARSVGRFMAKRASRHHTVMLKRLVFYVIVVIFAVAALREAGFSLDVVLGAAGILTVAIGFASQTSASNMISGLFLLVEKPFEIGDVIEADATIGEVVSIDMLSVKLRTPDNLYVRIPNETLIKTKVVNRFRFPIRRLDLTVGIAYAEDVERVEKLLLALAEKHPTCLKEPNPFVLVTGFGQSSVDVQFSFWVPREKLAASRSSMMIAVKKMLDREKIEIPFPHTSIYAGSHSEPFRVQLMAPQNLPDKEQPDVHKDS, encoded by the coding sequence GTGTTAGAACAACTAAAACACATGGCTGCTAGCGTGATTGATGGCATTGCCTGGGGCCAATGGTTCAGTTCGCTGTTCCTGTTTGGCTTAGGCCTGCTATTGGCTACGTTTGCCGCCCGCAGTGTCGGGCGCTTTATGGCCAAACGTGCCTCTCGCCATCACACGGTGATGCTAAAGCGCCTGGTGTTTTACGTGATTGTGGTGATTTTCGCGGTGGCCGCTCTGCGTGAGGCGGGCTTTTCGCTGGATGTGGTGCTGGGGGCAGCCGGTATTTTAACCGTAGCCATCGGTTTTGCCTCGCAAACATCGGCCTCCAACATGATCAGCGGTTTGTTTTTGCTGGTGGAAAAGCCGTTTGAAATTGGCGACGTAATTGAGGCCGACGCCACCATTGGCGAGGTGGTCAGTATTGATATGCTGAGTGTAAAGCTGCGCACCCCAGACAACCTGTATGTACGCATTCCCAATGAAACCCTGATCAAAACCAAGGTGGTTAACCGCTTCCGCTTTCCCATTCGCCGGCTCGACCTGACGGTCGGCATTGCTTACGCTGAAGACGTAGAACGGGTAGAAAAACTGCTGTTGGCGCTGGCGGAAAAACACCCAACCTGCCTGAAAGAGCCCAACCCATTTGTGTTGGTGACCGGGTTTGGCCAGTCGTCGGTAGACGTTCAGTTTTCATTCTGGGTACCTAGAGAAAAACTGGCGGCCAGTCGCAGCAGTATGATGATTGCGGTTAAAAAAATGCTCGACCGGGAAAAAATTGAAATCCCGTTTCCCCATACCAGCATTTACGCCGGTAGCCACTCAGAACCTTTCCGTGTGCAGCTGATGGCGCCGCAAAATTTGCCAGACAAGGAACAGCCAGATGTCCACAAAGACAGCTGA